A DNA window from Candidatus Bathyarchaeota archaeon contains the following coding sequences:
- a CDS encoding DUF2029 domain-containing protein, which translates to MAATSHRLGLTRSVSQIIAVFLAIRLLWLGVAFYELSIGTRLIRIDSISLSSFDLTDIGRYYLFASHVINWGKIAYVNLPYGYPQLAGYLFLLIHMLCEGMVSFVLLLALVQLPLELLTSLIIYKLASQVIGKEKAMVPAVVYNLSPMVLYTWVARFDCIPAFFSVAALYLFLRKRYSLAFLFLGIGTMFKWFPGLLGIPFICYMLQNNLPTKRVVYSFLTMAAFCSLISLPFLILGPETFLRSFGRHLEKGWFYESLWTLVGLVIMKGLPSEYFMPSQYTIYSTESLILQAIGCILVLFLSCKERRELIGCSAYILLVFVFFVKFFSPQYVVWFSPLLLLWVNKKLDWLTYAGIHTAVYLEYPVFWNLHNVLNPPYFYIIIVLRLFFTAVAIALILSRLKVQWPPIRAIGGE; encoded by the coding sequence TTGGCGGCAACCAGTCATCGACTCGGTCTTACGCGATCAGTGAGTCAGATTATAGCGGTATTCCTTGCTATACGGTTACTCTGGCTTGGTGTGGCGTTTTACGAGCTTTCAATAGGAACTAGACTAATTCGAATTGATTCTATTAGTCTCTCTTCATTCGATTTAACCGATATAGGGAGGTACTATCTTTTTGCTTCCCACGTCATTAACTGGGGGAAAATCGCTTACGTTAATCTACCATATGGGTATCCACAATTAGCCGGATACCTTTTTCTGCTAATCCATATGCTCTGCGAGGGAATGGTCTCCTTTGTACTTCTTCTCGCATTGGTACAACTACCATTAGAATTGCTCACTTCACTTATAATCTACAAGTTAGCAAGTCAAGTTATTGGGAAAGAGAAAGCAATGGTTCCAGCTGTTGTCTACAATCTTTCCCCCATGGTGCTTTACACTTGGGTTGCCCGATTTGATTGTATTCCAGCTTTCTTCTCGGTGGCAGCGCTATACCTTTTTCTCAGGAAACGATATTCGCTCGCTTTTCTCTTTCTAGGAATTGGAACTATGTTCAAATGGTTTCCGGGGCTTCTCGGTATTCCGTTTATTTGTTACATGCTTCAAAATAATCTTCCTACAAAACGAGTTGTTTATAGCTTTTTAACCATGGCTGCTTTTTGCAGCTTGATTTCACTTCCCTTTTTGATCTTAGGGCCTGAAACTTTTCTAAGGTCTTTTGGGCGACATCTAGAGAAGGGATGGTTTTATGAAAGTTTGTGGACGCTTGTTGGTTTAGTCATAATGAAGGGATTGCCATCAGAATACTTCATGCCAAGTCAGTATACGATCTACTCAACAGAATCTCTCATTCTTCAAGCCATTGGTTGTATTCTGGTCCTCTTCCTATCCTGTAAAGAGAGAAGAGAACTCATTGGGTGTTCAGCGTATATACTATTGGTCTTCGTGTTTTTTGTGAAATTCTTCTCACCGCAGTATGTTGTTTGGTTTAGTCCACTCCTCCTTCTTTGGGTAAACAAAAAATTAGACTGGCTAACCTATGCAGGGATTCACACTGCAGTTTATCTTGAATACCCAGTTTTCTGGAATCTACACAACGTCTTAAACCCACCCTACTTCTATATAATAATCGTTCTTCGGCTATTTTTTACAGCAGTTGCAATCGCGCTAATATTGTCTAGGCTTAAGGTTCAATGGCCTCCAATAAGAGCTATCGGTGGCGAATGA
- a CDS encoding DUF2079 domain-containing protein, which yields MLLLVSGAFFARLWFVPAWYSPIEIRNWGKIGYAVASGHLADFYHLVPQYRYPPVWGYLLGLAYQLDALIDTSGRISPFDATFLLFAKLPIILADLVAGLIIYKLIKNVKNNQRQALFISGLYLFNPWLIFVTGKWGHFDGICAFFLIAAVYLLAQKRRGASAIATGLAMSTKQFAYPFGLVLSLLLLRKQGWRKGAMFFV from the coding sequence TTGCTATTATTAGTCAGCGGAGCGTTTTTCGCTCGCCTATGGTTTGTTCCAGCTTGGTACAGTCCAATCGAAATAAGGAACTGGGGAAAAATTGGCTACGCGGTTGCAAGTGGGCACCTCGCAGACTTTTATCATCTTGTCCCGCAATATCGCTATCCTCCGGTCTGGGGCTATTTACTCGGTTTAGCTTACCAATTAGACGCACTTATTGATACCTCAGGAAGGATTTCTCCCTTCGATGCAACATTCCTGTTATTTGCAAAACTTCCAATTATCTTAGCTGACCTAGTAGCAGGATTAATTATTTATAAATTGATTAAAAATGTAAAGAACAACCAAAGGCAAGCCCTTTTCATAAGTGGTCTTTACCTTTTTAATCCATGGCTTATTTTTGTAACTGGAAAATGGGGACATTTTGACGGCATCTGCGCCTTCTTCCTAATAGCGGCCGTATACCTACTTGCTCAAAAGAGGAGGGGGGCGAGCGCGATTGCAACCGGATTAGCTATGTCGACAAAACAGTTTGCATACCCATTTGGATTGGTCCTATCATTATTGTTATTGCGAAAACAGGGGTGGAGAAAGGGGGCAATGTTTTTCGTTA
- a CDS encoding Trm112 family protein, with product MKHRLMELLACPMCKHHPLELYIFDEKEEIVEGLIVCPACNRFYPIIEEIPHMLPDELREANEDLAFLKKWKEKVPEKILKEGKPFNLGTS from the coding sequence ATGAAACATCGTCTTATGGAGCTTCTCGCATGCCCAATGTGTAAACACCATCCGCTTGAACTTTACATCTTCGATGAGAAGGAAGAAATAGTTGAGGGGTTAATTGTCTGCCCAGCCTGCAATAGGTTCTACCCCATCATAGAAGAAATTCCACATATGCTACCCGATGAATTAAGAGAAGCAAATGAAGATCTTGCGTTCTTAAAGAAGTGGAAGGAAAAAGTTCCGGAAAAAATCCTTAAAGAAGGTAAACCATTCAACCTTGGCACAAGTTAA